The sequence CACGCGCTTCAGCACCCGGTGGCCTTCCTCGATGTGGGCCAATTCTCGTCCACGGAAGACGACAGAAATGATGACTTTATCTTTGTGCGCCAAAAATCCGCGCGCCTGGTTCACTTTGGTTTCGATGTCGTGATCGCCGGTCTTCGGTCGAACCCGAATCTCTTTAATCTTGGTATGGTGCGAATGTTGCTTGTGCGCCTTTTTCTTCTGCGAGTACTTGAACTTACCGAAATCCATGATTCGGCAAACCGGCGGCTTTTCCGTAGGCGCCACCTCGACCAAGTCCAAGTCTTGCTCTCGCGCCAGGCTCATGGCCTGCTCTGTAGCAATCACGCCATATTGTGTTCCGTCTGCCCCAATCACGCGCACTTGTGGAACGCGGATTTGTTCATTGATTCGATTTTGCTTCTCGATGGCAAGCATCCTCCTCGATAAGGTCCGATGGTAATGACTGCGTCCGGCTGCCATGGCCACGGCCGCCGGCTGCAGGAACTACTGAGTATGGCCGCTGCTGGGCCGCGAAGTCAATCGGTGAAATTATACAACATATTTGGCCGGCCGTAAGTCGCTTCATTCGGTCGGCAGTGTCCTGGAGTTGGCTAAAGAAAAACCCGCGCAATCAGCTATACTATCCTGCCGTTCGAGGAGCTTCCGATTGCGACGCTTCCGCGATTACCGCTTCCTCAGACGACAGCGCTTCCCTGGCAGCCGTCCCATCCAAGGGGCCGTACTTTCGCAATTGCGGAAACAGCCAGGCGATGGCCGCCACGACCGCCAGCGTCCCCACCCCACCGCTGACCGCCGAAATGGTGGCCGAGCTGGCCGTGGAAAATCGCGCCGACTGAAACGCTTGTGCCACCGTTCCCGATTCAATATCGCCCACTTCGTTCGAAATCGAAATGAACATGCCGTTGATGGCCGAGACGCGCCCCCGCATTTCGTCGGGCGTGAGCAATTGAATCAGCGATTGCCGCACTACCACGCTGATATTGTCCATCGCGCCGGTCATGAACAGCATGGCCAACGACAAGGGATACCACCGCGAAAAACCAAACACGATGGTCGCCACGCCAAAACCGCTGACGGCGCACAACAACGTCTTGCCTGCGTGCCGCATGGGGGGTAAATGTGACAGAATGAACGACATGGTCACCGCGCCGACCGCCGGAGCGGCCATCATCACGCCGTAAC comes from Pirellulales bacterium and encodes:
- the infC gene encoding translation initiation factor IF-3 — its product is MLAIEKQNRINEQIRVPQVRVIGADGTQYGVIATEQAMSLAREQDLDLVEVAPTEKPPVCRIMDFGKFKYSQKKKAHKQHSHHTKIKEIRVRPKTGDHDIETKVNQARGFLAHKDKVIISVVFRGRELAHIEEGHRVLKRVLELLDETGKPEAPPSQQGKRIVCTVVPK